From Bacillus pumilus, one genomic window encodes:
- the glcD gene encoding glycolate oxidase subunit GlcD has product MLNSEFLSQLKKIVGAPYVQDSKADRLAYSYDATPNFQHMPDVIVSPRAAEDIQQIVRLCASYKVPIVPRGSGTNLCAGTCPTQGGLVMLFTRMNQLIEIDEENLTATVQPGLITQELIRQVEARGLFYPPDPSSMKISTLGGNINENSGGLRGLKYGVTRDYVLGLEVVLPNGDIIKTGGKLAKDVAGYDMTRLFVGSEGTLGIVTEATLKLLPLPETKQTMLCLYESLEEAAASVSAIIAERIIPATLEFMDQPTLKVVEDFAKIGLPTDVQAVLLIEQDGNPEAVSRDIENIAKVCQQHGAKGVNIAHSEEEASALLTARRAALSALARLSPTTILEDATVPRSEIANMVRAIEDIAREYEVKICTFGHAGDGNLHPTCATDARDEEEMKRVEEAFQAIFEKAVSLGGTITGEHGVGLMKAPYLELKVKKEGIAAMKAIKQALDPANIMNPDKVFGKAARKRVVVS; this is encoded by the coding sequence ATGTTAAATTCTGAATTTTTAAGTCAATTAAAAAAGATTGTCGGTGCGCCCTATGTACAAGACAGTAAAGCCGATCGGCTTGCCTACTCTTATGATGCAACACCTAATTTTCAGCATATGCCAGATGTCATCGTAAGCCCGCGCGCGGCTGAGGACATCCAGCAAATTGTCCGGCTCTGCGCTTCATATAAGGTGCCGATCGTGCCAAGAGGATCAGGAACGAACCTTTGTGCAGGAACCTGTCCTACACAAGGCGGACTTGTGATGTTGTTTACAAGAATGAACCAATTAATCGAAATAGACGAAGAAAACCTCACCGCAACGGTCCAGCCTGGTTTGATCACACAGGAACTTATTCGCCAAGTAGAGGCAAGAGGTCTCTTCTACCCACCAGATCCAAGCTCGATGAAAATCTCCACGTTAGGCGGCAATATTAATGAAAATTCAGGTGGTCTCCGGGGGTTAAAATATGGCGTGACGAGAGATTATGTACTTGGACTTGAAGTGGTGCTGCCAAACGGTGACATCATCAAAACGGGCGGCAAGCTCGCTAAGGACGTGGCCGGGTATGATATGACCCGTTTATTTGTTGGATCAGAAGGAACGCTCGGAATTGTCACAGAAGCCACGCTGAAGCTTTTGCCGCTTCCAGAAACCAAACAAACGATGCTTTGCTTATATGAAAGCCTAGAGGAAGCAGCCGCATCAGTTTCGGCGATTATTGCAGAGCGTATTATCCCCGCCACATTAGAATTTATGGATCAGCCGACACTGAAAGTCGTCGAAGACTTTGCCAAAATCGGCCTGCCGACTGACGTTCAAGCGGTGCTATTAATCGAACAGGACGGCAACCCTGAGGCTGTTTCCCGTGATATAGAGAACATCGCAAAGGTCTGTCAGCAGCACGGTGCAAAAGGAGTAAATATCGCACATTCTGAAGAAGAGGCAAGTGCCCTTTTAACAGCGAGACGAGCCGCTTTATCTGCCCTCGCCCGTTTAAGCCCCACAACGATTTTAGAAGATGCTACAGTCCCCCGGTCTGAAATTGCTAACATGGTGCGGGCGATCGAAGACATTGCGAGAGAGTACGAAGTGAAAATCTGTACATTTGGTCATGCAGGTGACGGGAATTTACACCCTACTTGTGCAACTGATGCAAGAGATGAAGAAGAAATGAAGCGGGTCGAAGAAGCCTTTCAGGCCATTTTTGAGAAAGCAGTCTCCCTTGGCGGCACCATTACGGGTGAACATGGCGTGGGTCTGATGAAAGCCCCCTATTTAGAGCTAAAGGTCAAAAAAGAAGGAATCGCTGCAATGAAAGCGATCAAACAAGCGCTAGATCCAGCAAATATTATGAATCCTGATAAGGTATTTGGAAAAGCAGCAAGAAAGCGGGTGGTGGTCTCATGA
- a CDS encoding (Fe-S)-binding protein yields MNSSKQSEIQQNFQQQMDEKELLNCMRCGFCLPSCPTYIESGQQETHSPRGRIALMKAVRDGVIEPDEDVEHSLNLCLGCRACEPVCPSGVKYGRLLEDARDILQQHKKQSLPVKFVRRVVFKGLFPSQSRMRQAAGLLRFYQTSGLQTAARKSGMLKVLPPHLQLMEQALPKVPRQQKSRALEYKAIGTARKRVAFFTGCLMDTVFSSTNEATIQLLQLAGCDVVIPPVQTCCGALHGHSGEKEQAKQLARRNIEAFEEIEADAIVMNAGGCGAFLSDYDHLLQDDPAFQKRGEAFSKKITDISDILVELKFHQLTSLAVPEQIITYQDSCHLRNGMGVEQAPRVLMKSIHGVSFKEMKDADRCCGSAGIYNILQPKMSMQILDHKMTEASQTAASAIVTSNPGCQLQMAAGIKRSGQSPSMRAVHLADFLLEAVQYGKKASSSSS; encoded by the coding sequence ATGAATTCCTCTAAACAATCAGAGATTCAGCAAAACTTTCAGCAGCAAATGGATGAAAAGGAGCTGCTCAACTGCATGCGCTGCGGCTTCTGCCTCCCTTCCTGCCCTACTTATATTGAATCCGGTCAACAAGAAACTCACTCTCCCCGCGGCCGGATTGCTTTAATGAAGGCGGTGAGAGACGGCGTGATTGAGCCCGATGAAGATGTCGAACATTCACTGAACCTTTGTCTTGGCTGCCGTGCATGTGAACCGGTCTGCCCTTCCGGCGTCAAATATGGACGTTTACTTGAGGATGCGAGAGACATCCTTCAGCAGCACAAAAAACAATCTCTTCCTGTCAAATTTGTGAGACGTGTTGTGTTTAAAGGACTCTTTCCTTCACAAAGCCGAATGCGTCAAGCGGCTGGACTTCTGCGATTTTATCAAACCTCTGGTCTGCAAACGGCCGCCCGCAAGTCTGGCATGCTGAAGGTGCTTCCGCCGCATTTACAGCTGATGGAGCAGGCCCTTCCAAAGGTGCCGCGTCAACAAAAAAGCCGTGCGTTAGAATACAAAGCCATTGGCACGGCAAGAAAGCGTGTGGCCTTTTTTACTGGCTGTTTAATGGACACCGTTTTTTCCAGCACAAACGAAGCGACCATCCAGCTTTTGCAGCTGGCCGGCTGTGACGTTGTCATCCCTCCTGTTCAGACGTGCTGCGGTGCACTTCATGGCCATAGCGGAGAAAAGGAGCAAGCGAAACAGTTAGCAAGGCGGAATATTGAAGCATTTGAGGAGATAGAGGCAGATGCCATTGTTATGAATGCGGGCGGATGTGGTGCCTTTTTAAGTGATTACGATCATTTGCTTCAGGACGATCCGGCTTTTCAAAAACGAGGTGAAGCCTTCTCAAAGAAAATCACGGATATATCAGACATTCTCGTGGAGCTTAAGTTTCACCAGCTTACATCGCTTGCCGTGCCAGAGCAGATCATCACCTATCAAGACTCTTGTCACTTACGAAATGGAATGGGTGTAGAGCAAGCGCCAAGGGTGCTGATGAAGTCGATTCACGGGGTATCATTTAAAGAAATGAAGGATGCCGACCGCTGCTGCGGATCCGCCGGAATTTATAATATTTTGCAGCCAAAGATGTCGATGCAAATTTTAGATCATAAAATGACAGAAGCTAGTCAAACAGCTGCATCTGCTATTGTCACGTCCAATCCAGGCTGTCAGCTGCAAATGGCAGCGGGTATCAAACGTTCAGGACAATCACCCAGCATGCGTGCCGTCCATCTCGCAGATTTTTTATTAGAAGCCGTTCAATATGGAAAAAAAGCGTCCAGCTCATCAAGCTGA
- a CDS encoding GerAB/ArcD/ProY family transporter has product MSSSSVIEKFQVSPFFVFFLINANQVGVGILNFQTNLVRSMNNDGWIAILISGISVNVMIFLMYLMFKKAPSDEFGDITQYVFGKWIGQLFNILYILYFASLSLTVLIHYMDVIHVWLFKEIPGLLFASVLLLLVYYIHTGGFRTIAGWSFFSIVLTYWMTFICFYAMKYSHIRFMFPMFDHTFSQLLMGLKDASLSMFGFGTLLVYYPFIKQAQTSQKFAHMGALFTTCLNLLVFLVSIAYYSSAQLKLTKWPTLTLTSIVKLPFIQRFDFIEVSLWLFLIIPNIAIPLWAASRMAKQVFHTSQRVTLICLSILILVMFSFFAGATSFEAFNQWVEYSGYILMYGLIVCMVIGLMLKKRWVKKRA; this is encoded by the coding sequence ATGAGTTCTTCTTCTGTGATAGAGAAATTTCAAGTTTCCCCTTTTTTTGTGTTTTTTCTCATTAATGCCAATCAAGTAGGTGTCGGCATTTTAAACTTTCAAACAAACCTTGTTCGTTCTATGAATAATGATGGATGGATCGCCATTCTTATTTCTGGCATCAGCGTCAATGTAATGATCTTTCTGATGTACTTGATGTTTAAAAAGGCACCTTCGGATGAATTTGGTGATATCACGCAATATGTATTTGGCAAGTGGATAGGGCAATTATTCAACATTCTCTATATCTTATATTTTGCTTCTTTGTCATTGACGGTTCTCATCCATTATATGGATGTGATCCATGTATGGCTGTTTAAAGAGATTCCTGGTCTATTGTTTGCGTCTGTACTGCTGCTGCTTGTGTATTACATTCATACCGGCGGCTTTAGAACCATTGCTGGATGGTCATTTTTTAGCATTGTACTGACGTATTGGATGACGTTTATTTGCTTTTATGCCATGAAATATAGTCATATTCGCTTCATGTTCCCGATGTTTGATCATACATTTTCGCAGCTGTTGATGGGATTGAAAGATGCCTCTTTATCCATGTTTGGTTTTGGCACGCTGCTTGTCTATTATCCCTTTATTAAACAAGCACAGACGTCTCAAAAATTTGCTCATATGGGGGCATTATTTACGACATGCTTAAATTTACTCGTCTTTCTTGTCTCCATTGCGTATTACTCAAGTGCTCAGCTCAAATTAACAAAATGGCCGACGTTAACGTTAACAAGCATTGTGAAGCTTCCGTTTATCCAGCGCTTTGACTTTATTGAAGTGTCCCTTTGGCTGTTTTTGATTATTCCAAATATCGCGATTCCATTATGGGCTGCGAGCCGAATGGCGAAACAAGTATTTCATACGAGTCAGCGCGTCACTTTAATCTGTCTCAGCATCCTCATTTTGGTCATGTTTTCGTTTTTTGCCGGGGCAACCTCTTTTGAAGCCTTTAATCAATGGGTGGAGTATAGCGGATACATTCTTATGTATGGATTGATTGTCTGTATGGTCATTGGACTGATGCTGAAAAAAAGGTGGGTGAAAAAACGAGCATGA